One Tachysurus fulvidraco isolate hzauxx_2018 chromosome 2, HZAU_PFXX_2.0, whole genome shotgun sequence DNA segment encodes these proteins:
- the LOC113651212 gene encoding serine-rich adhesin for platelets-like isoform X29 has protein sequence MATKTETFEGWPTVLLPFGLSTLLKNMSRDVMIEQPENIACFLADYMSELLLYRNQNPTMDLNEVIILFQNRREEIMNISSEVTAGEVRDIGKESETSSTNLPSTSQEAAHLSVDRSQSSKLSVTSPEDVLGVNLLEETPLVEEAAHLSVDRSQSSEVSVTSPEDVLGIKLLEETPLVEEAAHLSVDRSQSSEVSVTSPVDVLGVELLEETPLVEEAAHLSVDRSQSIEVSVTSPEDVLGIKLLEETPLVEEAAHLSVDRSQSSEVSVTSPEDVLGVELLEETPLVEVKPQPMPLRKPMKRLAATLKRAAIQMKLSRSDGETTNQAKLVKSSSLQDSGVLMSSEVTYKSDTTQQEAFLDKVKDRPNKHQPLTKPMRKLGAALKRAAIQMKHLMIDGENTEQVKYSPGLAKVSSQQDCVLISYEVTDKSFIMQQEASLEKEVAKMTSEESQVGIDEIQSSEVSVSTLESVSDVDLLQDTQLVEAKHLPMPPLIPKGRSAAASKRAAIQMKRSRSDGEIIDQVKYSTGLAKASSLKDCVLMSSEVTDKSVTMQQEASLEKEVAKMTSEESQVGIDEIQSSEVSVSTLESVSDVDLLQDAQLVEEVAKMTSEESQVGVEEIQSSEVSVSTLESVSDVDLLQDTQLVEEVVKMTSEESKVGIDEIQSSEVSVTTPESVSDVDLLQDTPLVKAKHLPMPPLIPKGRSAAASKRAAIQMKRSMSDGEIIDQVKYSTGLAKVSSLQDCVLISYEVTDKSVTMQQEASLEKEVAKMTSEESQVGIDEIQSSEVSVTTAESASDVDLLQDTPLVEEVAEMTSEESEVGVDEIQSSEVSVTTLESVSDVELLQKTPLVEVIQLSSGESSNGFDRTQSSEVSVATPENDSDVVFIQETPLDEGIKTETTRTVPSEKLSSSSSSSSSSSSSSSSSSSSLSTSSSLSSASYSERPSSSESVSDDNRTAKELLLGIKTRKLSSHSSSRSSKTSASSTSQKPCRLLPKRQKIGKESFQSRAAGVTVKSIGTSTEDIKLPQLPSSCKRPQRKPGPISSEEQKLPQIGTKSQKARPSQGISISPASSKREKENLNKTWTLYHLPHREEEGTLSTTILSQPQYQDGAKIQAIGPGYIILTECPTTGSPTDEDNLVIKPPPLQRKHT, from the exons ATGGCCACTAAAACTGAAACTTTCGAGGGATGGCCAACGGTGTTACTGCCGTTTGGTCTCTCAACGTTGCTGAAGAACATGAGCAGAGACGTTATGATCGAACAACCTGAAAACATCGCCTGCTTCTTGGCTGATTATATGTCTGAGCTGCTCCTGTACAGAAATC AAAACCCAACAATGGACCTGAATGAAGTCATAATTCTATTTCAAAATAGGAGAG AAGAGATCATGAATATATCATCTGAAGTGACAGCTGGTGAAGTTAGAGATATCGGAAAGGAAAGTGAGACGTCTTCCACAAACCTCCCCTCAACCAGTCAAG aAGCTGCTCATCTGAGTGTAGATAGAAGTCAGTCGAGTAAACTTAGCGTCACGTCACCTGAAGATGTTTTAGGTGTCAATCTCCTAGAGGAAACACCGCTTGTTGAAG aAGCTGCTCATCTGAGTGTAGATAGAAGTCAGTCGAGTGAAGTTAGCGTCACGTCACCTGAAGATGTTTTAGGCATCAAGCTCCTAGAGGAAACACCGCTTGTTGAAG aAGCTGCTCATCTGAGTGTAGATAGAAGTCAGTCGAGTGAAGTTAGCGTCACGTCACCTGTAGATGTTTTAGGTGTCGAGCTCCTAGAGGAAACACCGCTTGTTGAAG aAGCTGCTCATCTGAGTGTAGATAGAAGTCAGTCGATTGAAGTTAGCGTCACGTCACCTGAAGATGTTTTAGGTATCAAGCTCCTAGAGGAAACACCGCTTGTTGAAG aAGCTGCTCATCTGAGTGTAGATAGAAGTCAGTCGAGTGAAGTTAGCGTCACGTCACCTGAAGATGTTTTAGGTGTCGAGCTCCTAGAGGAAACACCGCTTGTTGAAG TTAAACCTCAACCTATGCCACTACGTAAACCTATGAAAAGATTAGCAGCAACTTTAAAAAGAGCTGCTATACAAATGAAACTTTCAAGGAGCGATGGTGAAACCACTAATCAAGCGAAACTGGTAAAGTCATCATCTCTACAGGATAGTGGTGTTTTGATGTCCTCTGAAGTGACGTATAAAtctgacacaacacaacaggaaGCTTTCCTGGACAAAG TTAAAGATCGACCTAACAAACATCAGCCACTAACTAAACCTATGAGAAAATTAGGAGCAGCTTTAAAAAGAGCTGCTATACAGATGAAACATTTAATGATTGATGGTGAAAACACTGAACAAGTGAAATACTCTCCTGGACTGGCAAAGGTGTCATCTCAACAGGATTGTGTTTTGATCTCCTATGAGGTGACTGATAAATCTTTCATAATGCAACAGGAAGCTTCACTAGAGAAAG AAGTTGCTAAAATGACCAGTGAAGAATCCCAAGTTGGTATAGATGAAATTCAGTCCAGTGAAGTCAGTGTCTCAACACTTGAAAGCGTTTCAGATGTCGATCTCCTACAGGATACACAACTGGTCGAAG CTAAACATCTACCTATGCCACCACTAATACCTAAGGGAAGATcagcagcagcttcaaaaaGAGCTGCTATACAGATGAAACGTTCAAGGAGTGATGGTGAAATCATTGACCAAGTGAAATACTCTACTGGACTGGCAAAGGCGTCATCTCTTAAGGATTGTGTTCTGATGTCCAGTGAGGTGACTGATAAATCTGTCACAATGCAACAGGAAGCTTCACTAGAGAAAG AAGTTGCTAAAATGACCAGTGAAGAATCCCAAGTTGGTATAGATGAAATTCAGTCCAGTGAAGTCAGTGTCTCAACACTTGAAAGCGTTTCAGATGTCGATCTCCTACAGGATGCACAACTGGTCGAAG AAGTTGCTAAAATGACCAGTGAAGAATCCCAAGTTGGTGTAGAGGAAATTCAGTCCAGTGAAGTCAGTGTCTCAACACTTGAAAGTGTTTCAGATGTCGATCTCCTACAGGATACACAACTGGTCGAAG AAGTTGTGAAAATGACCAGTGAAGAATCCAAAGTTGGTATAGATGAAATTCAGTCCAGTGAAGTCAGTGTCACGACACCTGAAAGTGTTTCAGATGTTGATCTCCTACAGGATACACCACTGGTCAAAG CTAAACATCTACCTATGCCACCACTAATACCTAAGGGAAGATcagcagcagcttcaaaaaGAGCTGCTATACAGATGAAACGTTCAATGAGTGATGGTGAAATCATTGACCAAGTGAAATACTCTACTGGACTGGCAAAGGTGTCATCTCTCCAGGATTGTGTTTTGATCTCCTATGAGGTGACTGATAAATCTGTCACAATGCAACAGGAAGCTTCACTAGAGAAAG AAGTTGCTAAAATGACCAGTGAAGAATCCCAAGTTGGTATAGATGAAATTCAGTCCAGTGAAGTCAGTGTCACGACAGCTGAAAGCGCTTCAGATGTCGATCTCCTACAGGATACACCACTGGTCGAAG AAGTTGCTGAAATGACCAGTGAAGAATCTGAAGTTGGTGTAGATGAAATTCAGTCCAGTGAAGTCAGTGTCACAACACTTGAAAGCGTTTCAGATGTCGAGCTCCTACAGAAAACACCACTGGTCGAAG TGATTCAACTAAGCAGTGGCGAATCCTCAAATGGGTTTGACAGAACTCAATCCAGTGAAGTCAGTGTCGCAACACCTGAAAATGATTCTGATGTTGTGTTCATACAGGAAACACCTCTGGATGAAG GCATTAAGACTGAAACAACAAGGACAGTGCCTTCAGAGAaactgtcatcatcatcatcatcatcatcatcatcatcatcatcatcatcatcatcatcatcatcattatccacatcatcatcattatcatcagcaTCTTATTCAG AACGCCCTTCCTCTTCAGAGTCTGTCTCAGATGATAACAGAACAG CAAAAGAACTACTCCTgggaataaaaacaaggaaactGTCATCACATTCAAGCAGCAGGTCTTCTAAGACATCAGCATCCTCTACATCTCAAAAGCCATGCCGTTTGCTCCCCAAAAGACAGAAAATAGGAAAAGAATCATTTCAAAGTAGGGCAGCAGGTGTAACTGTAAAATCAATAGGAACGTCAACGGAGGATATAAAATTGCCTCAACTACCATCATCATGCAAAAGGCCACAAAGAAAACCAGGACCAATATCATCTGAGGAACAAAAACTTCCTCAAATTg GTACTAAATCCCAAAAAGCAAGACCAAGCCAGGGTATTAGTATCAGCCCAGCATCTTcgaagagagaaaaggaaaacctAAACAAGACGTGGACATTATACCATCTTCCACATAGGGAAGAAGAGGGAACATTGTCTACCACAATCCTCTCACAGCCACAATACCAAGATGGGGCAAAAATCCAGGCCATCGGACCTGGCTACATTATACTGACAGAATGTCCGACCACCGGATCACCAACTGACGAAGACAATTTGGTGATCAAACCACCTCCTCTTCAACGTAAACATACTTAA
- the LOC113651212 gene encoding serine-rich adhesin for platelets-like isoform X7: MATKTETFEGWPTVLLPFGLSTLLKNMSRDVMIEQPENIACFLADYMSELLLYRNQNPTMDLNEVIILFQNRREEIMNISSEVTAGEVRDIGKESETSSTNLPSTSQEAAHLSVDRSQSSKLSVTSPEDVLGVNLLEETPLVEEAAHLSVDRSQSSEVSVTSPEDVLGIKLLEETPLVEAAHLSVDRSQSSEVSVTSPVDVLGVELLEETPLVEEAAHLSVDRSQSIEVSVTSPEDVLGIKLLEETPLVEEAAHLSVDRSQSSEVSVTSPEDVLGVELLEETPLVEVKPQPMPLRKPMKRLAATLKRAAIQMKLSRSDGETTNQAKLVKSSSLQDSGVLMSSEVTYKSDTTQQEAFLDKVKDRPNKHQPLTKPMRKLGAALKRAAIQMKHLMIDGENTEQVKYSPGLAKVSSQQDCVLISYEVTDKSFIMQQEASLEKEVAKMTSEESQVGIDEIQSSEVSVSTLESVSDVDLLQDTQLVEAKHLPMPPLIPKGRSAAASKRAAIQMKRSRSDGEIIDQVKYSTGLAKASSLKDCVLMSSEVTDKSVTMQQEASLEKEVAKMTSEESAVGVEEIQSSEVSVSTLESVSDVDLLLDTQLVEEFAKMTIEESEVGVDEIQSSEVSVTTAESVSVVDLPQDTPLVEAKHLPMPPLIPKGRSAAASKRAAIEMKRSRSDGETAGKMKYSTGLAKASSLQDCVLMSSEVTDKSVTMQQEASLEKEVAKMTSEESQVGIDEIQSSEVSVSTLESVSDVDLLQDAQLVEEVAKMTSEESQVGVEEIQSSEVSVSTLESVSDVDLLQDTQLVEEVVKMTSEESKVGIDEIQSSEVSVTTPESVSDVDLLQDTPLVKAKHLPMPPLIPKGRSAAASKRAAIQMKRSMSDGEIIDQVKYSTGLAKVSSLQDCVLISYEVTDKSVTMQQEASLEKEVAKMTSEESQVGIDEIQSSEVSVTTAESASDVDLLQDTPLVEEVAEMTSEESEVGVDEIQSSEVSVTTLESVSDVELLQKTPLVEVIQLSSGESSNGFDRTQSSEVSVATPENDSDVVFIQETPLDEGIKTETTRTVPSEKLSSSSSSSSSSSSSSSSSSSSLSTSSSLSSASYSERPSSSESVSDDNRTAKELLLGIKTRKLSSHSSSRSSKTSASSTSQKPCRLLPKRQKIGKESFQSRAAGVTVKSIGTSTEDIKLPQLPSSCKRPQRKPGPISSEEQKLPQIGTKSQKARPSQGISISPASSKREKENLNKTWTLYHLPHREEEGTLSTTILSQPQYQDGAKIQAIGPGYIILTECPTTGSPTDEDNLVIKPPPLQRKHT, encoded by the exons ATGGCCACTAAAACTGAAACTTTCGAGGGATGGCCAACGGTGTTACTGCCGTTTGGTCTCTCAACGTTGCTGAAGAACATGAGCAGAGACGTTATGATCGAACAACCTGAAAACATCGCCTGCTTCTTGGCTGATTATATGTCTGAGCTGCTCCTGTACAGAAATC AAAACCCAACAATGGACCTGAATGAAGTCATAATTCTATTTCAAAATAGGAGAG AAGAGATCATGAATATATCATCTGAAGTGACAGCTGGTGAAGTTAGAGATATCGGAAAGGAAAGTGAGACGTCTTCCACAAACCTCCCCTCAACCAGTCAAG aAGCTGCTCATCTGAGTGTAGATAGAAGTCAGTCGAGTAAACTTAGCGTCACGTCACCTGAAGATGTTTTAGGTGTCAATCTCCTAGAGGAAACACCGCTTGTTGAAG aAGCTGCTCATCTGAGTGTAGATAGAAGTCAGTCGAGTGAAGTTAGCGTCACGTCACCTGAAGATGTTTTAGGCATCAAGCTCCTAGAGGAAACACCGCTTGTTGAAG CTGCTCATCTGAGTGTAGATAGAAGTCAGTCGAGTGAAGTTAGCGTCACGTCACCTGTAGATGTTTTAGGTGTCGAGCTCCTAGAGGAAACACCGCTTGTTGAAG aAGCTGCTCATCTGAGTGTAGATAGAAGTCAGTCGATTGAAGTTAGCGTCACGTCACCTGAAGATGTTTTAGGTATCAAGCTCCTAGAGGAAACACCGCTTGTTGAAG aAGCTGCTCATCTGAGTGTAGATAGAAGTCAGTCGAGTGAAGTTAGCGTCACGTCACCTGAAGATGTTTTAGGTGTCGAGCTCCTAGAGGAAACACCGCTTGTTGAAG TTAAACCTCAACCTATGCCACTACGTAAACCTATGAAAAGATTAGCAGCAACTTTAAAAAGAGCTGCTATACAAATGAAACTTTCAAGGAGCGATGGTGAAACCACTAATCAAGCGAAACTGGTAAAGTCATCATCTCTACAGGATAGTGGTGTTTTGATGTCCTCTGAAGTGACGTATAAAtctgacacaacacaacaggaaGCTTTCCTGGACAAAG TTAAAGATCGACCTAACAAACATCAGCCACTAACTAAACCTATGAGAAAATTAGGAGCAGCTTTAAAAAGAGCTGCTATACAGATGAAACATTTAATGATTGATGGTGAAAACACTGAACAAGTGAAATACTCTCCTGGACTGGCAAAGGTGTCATCTCAACAGGATTGTGTTTTGATCTCCTATGAGGTGACTGATAAATCTTTCATAATGCAACAGGAAGCTTCACTAGAGAAAG AAGTTGCTAAAATGACCAGTGAAGAATCCCAAGTTGGTATAGATGAAATTCAGTCCAGTGAAGTCAGTGTCTCAACACTTGAAAGCGTTTCAGATGTCGATCTCCTACAGGATACACAACTGGTCGAAG CTAAACATCTACCTATGCCACCACTAATACCTAAGGGAAGATcagcagcagcttcaaaaaGAGCTGCTATACAGATGAAACGTTCAAGGAGTGATGGTGAAATCATTGACCAAGTGAAATACTCTACTGGACTGGCAAAGGCGTCATCTCTTAAGGATTGTGTTCTGATGTCCAGTGAGGTGACTGATAAATCTGTCACAATGCAACAGGAAGCTTCACTAGAGAAAG AAGTTGCTAAAATGACCAGTGAAGAATCCGCAGTTGGTGTAGAGGAAATTCAGTCCAGTGAAGTCAGTGTCTCAACACTTGAAAGCGTTTCAGATGTCGATCTCCTACTAGATACACAACTGGTCGAAG AATTTGCTAAAATGACCATTGAAGAATCCGAAGTTGGTGTAGATGAAATTCAGTCCAGTGAAGTCAGTGTCACGACAGCTGAAAGTGTTTCAGTTGTCGATCTCCCACAGGATACACCACTGGTCGAAG CTAAACATCTACCTATGCCACCACTAATACCTAAGGGAAGATcagcagcagcttcaaaaaGAGCTGCTATAGAGATGAAACGTTCAAGGAGTGATGGTGAAACCGCTGGCAAAATGAAATACTCTACTGGACTGGCAAAGGCGTCATCTCTTCAGGATTGTGTTCTGATGTCCAGTGAGGTGACTGATAAATCTGTGACAATGCAACAGGAAGCTTCACTAGAGAAAG AAGTTGCTAAAATGACCAGTGAAGAATCCCAAGTTGGTATAGATGAAATTCAGTCCAGTGAAGTCAGTGTCTCAACACTTGAAAGCGTTTCAGATGTCGATCTCCTACAGGATGCACAACTGGTCGAAG AAGTTGCTAAAATGACCAGTGAAGAATCCCAAGTTGGTGTAGAGGAAATTCAGTCCAGTGAAGTCAGTGTCTCAACACTTGAAAGTGTTTCAGATGTCGATCTCCTACAGGATACACAACTGGTCGAAG AAGTTGTGAAAATGACCAGTGAAGAATCCAAAGTTGGTATAGATGAAATTCAGTCCAGTGAAGTCAGTGTCACGACACCTGAAAGTGTTTCAGATGTTGATCTCCTACAGGATACACCACTGGTCAAAG CTAAACATCTACCTATGCCACCACTAATACCTAAGGGAAGATcagcagcagcttcaaaaaGAGCTGCTATACAGATGAAACGTTCAATGAGTGATGGTGAAATCATTGACCAAGTGAAATACTCTACTGGACTGGCAAAGGTGTCATCTCTCCAGGATTGTGTTTTGATCTCCTATGAGGTGACTGATAAATCTGTCACAATGCAACAGGAAGCTTCACTAGAGAAAG AAGTTGCTAAAATGACCAGTGAAGAATCCCAAGTTGGTATAGATGAAATTCAGTCCAGTGAAGTCAGTGTCACGACAGCTGAAAGCGCTTCAGATGTCGATCTCCTACAGGATACACCACTGGTCGAAG AAGTTGCTGAAATGACCAGTGAAGAATCTGAAGTTGGTGTAGATGAAATTCAGTCCAGTGAAGTCAGTGTCACAACACTTGAAAGCGTTTCAGATGTCGAGCTCCTACAGAAAACACCACTGGTCGAAG TGATTCAACTAAGCAGTGGCGAATCCTCAAATGGGTTTGACAGAACTCAATCCAGTGAAGTCAGTGTCGCAACACCTGAAAATGATTCTGATGTTGTGTTCATACAGGAAACACCTCTGGATGAAG GCATTAAGACTGAAACAACAAGGACAGTGCCTTCAGAGAaactgtcatcatcatcatcatcatcatcatcatcatcatcatcatcatcatcatcatcatcatcattatccacatcatcatcattatcatcagcaTCTTATTCAG AACGCCCTTCCTCTTCAGAGTCTGTCTCAGATGATAACAGAACAG CAAAAGAACTACTCCTgggaataaaaacaaggaaactGTCATCACATTCAAGCAGCAGGTCTTCTAAGACATCAGCATCCTCTACATCTCAAAAGCCATGCCGTTTGCTCCCCAAAAGACAGAAAATAGGAAAAGAATCATTTCAAAGTAGGGCAGCAGGTGTAACTGTAAAATCAATAGGAACGTCAACGGAGGATATAAAATTGCCTCAACTACCATCATCATGCAAAAGGCCACAAAGAAAACCAGGACCAATATCATCTGAGGAACAAAAACTTCCTCAAATTg GTACTAAATCCCAAAAAGCAAGACCAAGCCAGGGTATTAGTATCAGCCCAGCATCTTcgaagagagaaaaggaaaacctAAACAAGACGTGGACATTATACCATCTTCCACATAGGGAAGAAGAGGGAACATTGTCTACCACAATCCTCTCACAGCCACAATACCAAGATGGGGCAAAAATCCAGGCCATCGGACCTGGCTACATTATACTGACAGAATGTCCGACCACCGGATCACCAACTGACGAAGACAATTTGGTGATCAAACCACCTCCTCTTCAACGTAAACATACTTAA